GTAGGCGTGCAGCACCACCTCGGTGTCGCTGCGGGTACGGAAGCGGTGCCCGGCCGCGGCCAGCTCCTCGCGCAGCTCACGGAAGTTGTAGACCTCGCCGCTGTAGGTGAGGATGGCCGCCGGCGTCCCGGGGCTCGACTCTCCGCGCTCCGGCGTCGCGGCGCCGGACGTCCCGGGATCCTCCGCCGCCATCGGCTGCCGCCCGCCCTCGAGGTCGATCACCGAGAGCCGGCGGTGCCCGAGCGCGACGTGCGCGCCGGTCCACATTCCCTCGTCGTCGGGTCCCCGGCAGGCCATGGTCGCGGTCATCGCGGCCAGCACCGCCCGCTCGTGGTTCAGGTCGTGCTCGAAGTCCACCCAGCCGGTGATGCCACACATGCGGGCGTTCATCCCCTTCGCTCCGGGCCGGCTCGCACCAGCCGGGGCAGCTCCGGGAGCCCGGCATGTCGTGACCTGGCCCCCGCCGTCACCGTGGCGCGCCACCACCGCACCACCGTCCAACATAGGTCGCCAACCTGGGAACGCTCCGCGCGAACGACGACCTAGTGTCGGGGGTGTGTTCGCCCCCTATCGCGGTCTGCTGCGCCTACCCGGCGCCCTGAGGTTCTCGGCCAGCGGACTGCTCGCCCGGCTGCCGATCTCGATGGTGTCGCTGGGTCTGGTCATCCTGGTCTCGGCGAAGACCGGTTCGTACGGCCTGGCCGGGGTGGTGTCCGCGGTCTTCGTCGTCTGCCGGGCCGTCTGCTCACCGATGCAGGCCCGGCTCGTCGACCGGCACGGCCAGCACCGGACCCTGCCCGCGATCGCCGGGCTGAACGCGGCCGCGCTGGGCGGGCTGGTGGTCGCGGTCGAGGTGGACGCGCCGCTCGTGGTGCCGGTCGTGCTGGCCGGGGTGGCCGGGGCGGTCTCGCCGTCGATCGGTTCGTACGTCCGGGCGCGGTGGAGCCATCTGCTGGGACGGGGGCCGAAGCTGCAGACCGCGTTCGCGCTGGAGGCGGTGGCCGACGAACTGCTGTTCATGGTCGGGCCGCCGGTGGTGACGTTCCTCGCCACCGGGATCAGCCCGAACGCCGGCCTCCTGGTCGCCCTCGCCTGCGGCCTGGTCGGCACCCTGCTGCTGGCCGCGCTCCGCGACACCGAGCCACCCGCGCACGGTCGCGGCGGAAGCGGTACGGCAGCGGCGCCGATGGGCTGGCCGGCGCTGTTCCCGGTGGTCGGCGCGAGCGTGGGGATCGGCACCCTCTTCGGCGCGTTCGACATCTCCGTCATCGCTCTCGCCACCCAGGCCGACGCCCGGGCGTGGTCCGGTGTCCTGCTCGGCATCACCGCGACGGGTTCGATGCTCTCCGCGGCGGTCCTCGGCAGCCGGACCCTGCGCAAGCCGCCGTTGACACGGTTCCGGATCGGGGCGGCGGCCATCACGGTGGCGATGCTGCCGTTGCCGTTCGTCTCCCATCTCGGGTTGCTGGCGCCGATCGTGTTCTTCACCGGGCTGACGATCTCGCCGACGATGATCGCCAGCGTGGCGCGGGTCGAGGAGACCGTTCCCGTCAGCCGGCTCAGTGAGGGCATCGCCTGGTCGACGAGTGCCCTGGTCGGCGGGATCGCACTCGGCAGCGCGATCGCCGGGCGGGTGATCGACGGCCACGGGGCGAGCGCCGGGTTCTTCGTGTCGCTGTCCGCGGGCGTGGTGGCGACCGCCGTCGCCTGGTCCGGTACCCGGCGCGGGACGGGAACGCCGCCCGTCGGTGCGCCCGGAGCCGGCGCACCGGCGGGAGGGTGAGGCGTGCTCGCGGCGTTGATTCTGGTCGTCCTGCTGGCGCTGACGGTGGGCGGGCCCGCCGTGTGCCTGGTCGCCGCGGTGGTGCTGGCCACCCGGGTCGTACGGCTGCTCCGCGGTCGTGCCGGCGACCGCCGGGGCCTCGGCTCGGTCTCCTCGCTGGGCTGGCTCGCGGTGCTGGTGTCGGTGGGAACGGTCGAGGCGTACGCCTTGGGCGCGCTGAAGTACTCGCCGGGACTCTTCCCCGACAAGACGTGCTACTTCACCATGGGGGCGCGGGCCTTCCCTGAGTCCTCCGACCTGCTGCCGCTCAGCACGGTGTGCCGAGGCCAGGAGATCGTCCCGTTCTGGTTCAACCCGCTGATGGCCGTGCTCGCGGTGGTCTCGGTCGCGTTGCTGGCGGCCGTTCCGTTCGCGTACGCACGCCGGCGCCGTACGGCCGCCGCAACCGGCGCAACCAGCGCGTCCGGCGCGTCAGCTGGATCCGGCGCACCCGAGGCCGCGGTCAGCCCAGCCAGTGAGCGGGCGGAGTGAACCACGGCGGCACCTCGGTTTCGCTGTCGCCGATGGCCGCCGCGAGCTGGGTGCGGGTGAGGAACAACGCCTCTCGCAGGTGGGCGCCGCGCAGGTCGGCCGCGCGCAGGTCGGCGCCGATCAGGTCCGCCCGGGCGAGGTTCGCCCCGCGCAGGTCGGCGCCGATGAGGTAGCCACCGCGCAGGTCCGCGCCGCGCAGGTCGGCCTCGCGCAGGTTCGCACCCAGCAGGTCCGCTCCGGGGAGTTCGGCCCCACGCAGGTCGCCACGCCACCGGTTTCTGTCCGTACGCCCTGCCCCACCGGAACGCGCCCGCCTGCCTCGCCCCTGCCCTCGCCCCTGCCCTCGTTGCTGTTCTCGCCCCTGGCCTCCTGCAGGACGCGCCCCACCTGCACCGCGCACGGGCCCCGGCGACTGCGCCCGGACGAGCTCACTGGTCCGCCGCAGGAGCGGGTTGACGGCCGACCGATGGGCGTCAAGGTCGAGTTGACGCAGGGTGCCGACGTCGGCGCGGGTGTGGCGTTCGGTCCGGTCGTGCACCTCGATGAGCTCCTCGCGCAGTGCGCGGGCAGCGGCCGGCCCCGGCACCCCAGAGGGTCCGGGCCCGACCGTCTCCCCGGGCTCGCCCGGCGCCCCCGACGCCTCGGTCAGCGCAAGCTTCTCGGTCAGCGCGAGCGCCTCGGTGAGATACCAGCGGAACTCGTACAACTGCCGCATCACCACGAACGCGTCGAACATCGGCTGCGCGGTCTCCGGATGCGCGCGCCAGTCGCGGCCCTCGAAGGTCACCTGTGCGACCTGCTGACCCGCGCCGAGGCAGTCGAACGCCGTACAGCCCGGGAACCCGCGAGGGCGAAGCTGGTCGTGGATGCCACAGCGGAAGTCCTGCTCCAGGTTGGGGCAGGGCGTGCGGGCGGGCTTGTCGATCGCGAAGTCCGCCGACGCCGCGAACGCGGGAACGACACAGCACAGGGCGAAACACCGCGCACAGTCGGCCCGGAGTTCGTGGCGAGGATCCTCCACCCGGCCAGGCTAGGACACGCCCTGGGCGCCGGCCCGCTCGCCTCGCTTCGGCTCCTCCCGCCCCGGTCCCCCGGCTTTACGCCCCGGGCACCCGTGCGGGCCCCGGCCGGCTGAAGGGCGCCGCACCCGCGAGCATCCCGCCGTCGACGGGGAGAACCGTGCCGGTCACGAATGCTGCCGCCGGTGAACACAGCCACACCACGGCCGCGGCCACCTCCTCCGCCGTACCCACCCGGCGCATGGGCACCGAGTCGGTGATGCGCCGCGCCACGTCCGGGGTGGGTGTCCGCAGGCGCCTGGTGGCGGTCGGGCCCGGCGCCAAGGCGTTCACGCGTACTCCCGCCTCGGCGTAGTCCAGAGCGGCGCTGCGGGTGAGGCCGATCACTCCCGACTTCGCCGAGACGTAGCCGGCGAGCCCGCCGATCGGGTGGACGCCGGCCGTCGAGGTCATGTTCACGATCGCGCCGCCACCGGACCCGAGCATCGCCGGGATCTCGTACTTCATGGACAGGAAGACCCCGCGCAGCCCCACCCGCAGGGCACTGTCGTAGTCCTCGACCGCGACGTCGGCCAGCCGGGTCGGCGGGTGCCCGCCACCCATGGCGTTGTTGACCGCGACGTCCAGTCGTCCGTACGCCTCGACCGTGCGGGCGACCAGCCGGGCGACCGACTCGGGGTCGCCGACGTCGGTGGGGACGGCCAGCGCGTCGCCACCGTTCGCGGCGATCTCCTCTGTCACCTCCGACAGCGCCGCCTCGTCCCGGGCCGCGCACACGACCGTCGCGCCCTCCTGAGCGAGCACCCGGGCCGTGACCGCCCCGATGCCGCGGCTGGCCCCGGTGACGATCGCGACCTGCCTGTCGAGCGTCCGCTCCGTCACAGCTCCTCCTCGAAGACTGCCGATGTTTCGGCTCGCACCATCCTGGCGGCGTGACCACCGCCGGGTCGTCGGCCGAGGGGCGAAGATCCCGCTACGCCGACCGGCGTACGACCGGAGCCAGGCGTGGAGGATCCGCTCCTTCGGACGGACCGCCTGGACCGGATCGACAACGGCCCAGCGACTCGGCGGCTCGCCCCATGTCAAGCTGACGTTGACACCGATGTCGCCCCGGATCCGTGGTGTTCACTGTCGTGGCCGGACGCCCTGAGGCACAGGTGGCTCGCCCCGGTCAGCTCTCGGCCGGACCCGGAGCGCTCCGCTCGATGACGACGGCCAGGCCGTCGAGGACCCGCTCCAGGCCGAAGGCGAACGCGTGGTCGGGGTCGTGCGCGCTGCCGTGGGCGGCGCCGGCGGCCGAACCGACCCGGGTGGCCAGCGGGTAGGCCTGCGGGTCGAGCACCCTGGACAGCAACGGTCCGGCGGCCGCCCACCACTGCTCGTCGTTCATCGCGCTGTCCGCCGCCGTGGCGCGGGCCTCGATCCTGGCCCGGGCGCCGGCCTGGACGAATGCCAGGAGGTACGTCAGGCAGTCGTCCCGGTCGACGTCGGTGAGCCCAAGCCCGTCGAAGGCGGCGAGCTCGTGCTCGTACTTCGCGACCAGCCCGGGCCCCAACGGCGGCCGGAGGGTGGAGACGCCGGCCGCCCACGGGTGCGCGTCGTACAGCGCGCGGTTCTCGGTCGCGACCGCGGTGAGCCGCTGCCTCCACGGCTCGCCGCC
This Actinopolymorpha cephalotaxi DNA region includes the following protein-coding sequences:
- a CDS encoding pentapeptide repeat-containing protein → MEDPRHELRADCARCFALCCVVPAFAASADFAIDKPARTPCPNLEQDFRCGIHDQLRPRGFPGCTAFDCLGAGQQVAQVTFEGRDWRAHPETAQPMFDAFVVMRQLYEFRWYLTEALALTEKLALTEASGAPGEPGETVGPGPSGVPGPAAARALREELIEVHDRTERHTRADVGTLRQLDLDAHRSAVNPLLRRTSELVRAQSPGPVRGAGGARPAGGQGREQQRGQGRGQGRGRRARSGGAGRTDRNRWRGDLRGAELPGADLLGANLREADLRGADLRGGYLIGADLRGANLARADLIGADLRAADLRGAHLREALFLTRTQLAAAIGDSETEVPPWFTPPAHWLG
- a CDS encoding SDR family NAD(P)-dependent oxidoreductase; amino-acid sequence: MTERTLDRQVAIVTGASRGIGAVTARVLAQEGATVVCAARDEAALSEVTEEIAANGGDALAVPTDVGDPESVARLVARTVEAYGRLDVAVNNAMGGGHPPTRLADVAVEDYDSALRVGLRGVFLSMKYEIPAMLGSGGGAIVNMTSTAGVHPIGGLAGYVSAKSGVIGLTRSAALDYAEAGVRVNALAPGPTATRRLRTPTPDVARRITDSVPMRRVGTAEEVAAAVVWLCSPAAAFVTGTVLPVDGGMLAGAAPFSRPGPARVPGA
- a CDS encoding TetR/AcrR family transcriptional regulator, coding for MMPVPIERSSAGDPARTLALLWRDASVVPRRGPARGLSLDAVVDAATELADEEGLGAVTMRRVAEAVGVAPMTLYTYVRGKAELLDLMLDATYARMRRADTGGEPWRQRLTAVATENRALYDAHPWAAGVSTLRPPLGPGLVAKYEHELAAFDGLGLTDVDRDDCLTYLLAFVQAGARARIEARATAADSAMNDEQWWAAAGPLLSRVLDPQAYPLATRVGSAAGAAHGSAHDPDHAFAFGLERVLDGLAVVIERSAPGPAES
- a CDS encoding MFS transporter, which gives rise to MFAPYRGLLRLPGALRFSASGLLARLPISMVSLGLVILVSAKTGSYGLAGVVSAVFVVCRAVCSPMQARLVDRHGQHRTLPAIAGLNAAALGGLVVAVEVDAPLVVPVVLAGVAGAVSPSIGSYVRARWSHLLGRGPKLQTAFALEAVADELLFMVGPPVVTFLATGISPNAGLLVALACGLVGTLLLAALRDTEPPAHGRGGSGTAAAPMGWPALFPVVGASVGIGTLFGAFDISVIALATQADARAWSGVLLGITATGSMLSAAVLGSRTLRKPPLTRFRIGAAAITVAMLPLPFVSHLGLLAPIVFFTGLTISPTMIASVARVEETVPVSRLSEGIAWSTSALVGGIALGSAIAGRVIDGHGASAGFFVSLSAGVVATAVAWSGTRRGTGTPPVGAPGAGAPAGG